From Neobacillus sp. PS2-9, the proteins below share one genomic window:
- the flhA gene encoding flagellar biosynthesis protein FlhA: MKIKEFSVFIVVILIVTMMIIPLPTLLLDFLLIFNICVSLMILLVAMNTKEPLDFSIFPTALLITTLFRLALNVSTTRSILSKADGGKVIETFGSFVIGGSPVIGFIVFLILVVIQFIVITKGSERVAEVAARFTLDAMPGKQMSIDADMNAGLISEQDARSRRRKIEMEADFYGAMDGASKFVKGDAIAGIIILLINVIGGFIIGMSIHGMGFAEAASTFTLLSVGDGLVSQVPALLISTATGITVTRAATDGSLGTDIMQQIFNYPKLLYIVAVTIFLLGLFTPIGLLLTVPVAGILAYGAYSIQKTAKKEEQLNEQVEMEAAEDDISNPEKVISLLQLDTLELEIGYGLIPLADQKQGGDILDRIVMIRRQFALELGLVIPTIRIRDNLQLTPNQYVLKFRGNRIAEGEVYLDHFLAMNQGGEGEELDGIQVIEPAFGLPATWISMEAKQMAELMGYMIVDPPSVIATHLTEVLKQYAYQLLRREETKELIENLKGTHPNLVEELVPGLLSVGDIQKVLQNLLREQISIRDLASIFETLADYAVYTKEPRVLTEYVRQSLTRQITEQFSEGGVINVLTAGATLEKGISDSIQQTEAGGYYLSMDPQTSRRITEVLQEQIERVVKAGGLPIFLTSPNIRMYLKQFVDKIMPTVPVLAYTELEPNVEIQSIGVVNI, translated from the coding sequence ATGAAAATAAAAGAGTTTTCCGTATTCATTGTTGTCATTTTGATTGTTACGATGATGATCATTCCACTGCCAACATTACTATTGGATTTTCTATTAATCTTCAACATCTGTGTTTCTTTGATGATTTTATTAGTAGCCATGAATACGAAAGAACCATTGGATTTTTCAATTTTTCCAACAGCATTATTAATTACAACATTATTTCGATTAGCACTTAACGTGTCTACTACCCGTTCCATCCTATCAAAGGCAGATGGCGGAAAAGTGATCGAGACATTTGGATCCTTTGTAATTGGGGGCAGTCCGGTAATCGGTTTTATCGTCTTTTTAATACTGGTTGTTATTCAATTTATTGTTATCACCAAGGGTTCGGAAAGGGTAGCAGAAGTAGCTGCTCGTTTTACATTGGACGCGATGCCTGGGAAACAAATGAGTATTGACGCCGACATGAATGCCGGATTGATCAGTGAACAAGATGCTCGTTCACGACGTAGGAAAATAGAGATGGAAGCAGATTTCTATGGAGCAATGGACGGTGCCAGTAAATTTGTAAAAGGGGATGCGATAGCAGGTATTATTATCCTGTTAATCAATGTTATTGGTGGTTTTATTATCGGTATGTCTATTCATGGTATGGGCTTTGCTGAAGCTGCCAGTACGTTTACTCTTTTATCTGTAGGGGATGGATTAGTTAGTCAGGTGCCTGCGTTGCTGATTTCAACTGCGACAGGGATCACCGTTACCCGTGCAGCTACAGATGGCAGTCTTGGTACGGATATTATGCAGCAGATTTTTAACTATCCTAAGCTGCTATATATTGTTGCAGTAACAATATTTTTGCTTGGATTATTTACACCAATTGGACTTCTCTTAACAGTTCCTGTGGCTGGAATTCTAGCTTATGGAGCGTATTCCATACAAAAAACTGCCAAGAAGGAAGAGCAACTTAATGAGCAAGTGGAAATGGAAGCGGCAGAGGATGATATAAGCAATCCAGAGAAAGTGATTAGTTTGCTTCAGCTGGACACTCTTGAACTGGAGATTGGTTATGGGTTAATTCCATTGGCTGATCAAAAACAAGGGGGAGACATTCTTGACCGCATTGTCATGATTCGAAGACAATTTGCACTTGAATTAGGATTGGTCATCCCTACGATTCGGATTCGGGACAATCTACAGTTAACACCAAACCAATATGTCTTAAAGTTTCGTGGTAACCGAATTGCGGAAGGTGAAGTATACCTGGATCATTTTCTAGCTATGAATCAAGGCGGAGAAGGAGAAGAATTAGATGGTATTCAGGTGATTGAACCAGCATTCGGTCTCCCTGCGACTTGGATAAGTATGGAAGCCAAACAAATGGCAGAACTCATGGGTTATATGATTGTTGATCCTCCTTCAGTCATTGCTACTCATTTAACAGAAGTTTTGAAGCAGTATGCTTATCAGTTACTTCGTAGAGAAGAGACGAAAGAATTAATCGAGAACTTAAAAGGAACACACCCTAATTTGGTTGAAGAACTGGTTCCTGGTTTACTGTCAGTAGGCGATATCCAAAAGGTACTACAAAATCTTCTTCGTGAGCAGATATCTATTCGTGACTTGGCTTCTATTTTTGAAACATTAGCTGACTATGCTGTATATACGAAGGAACCAAGAGTATTAACAGAATATGTACGCCAATCCTTAACACGCCAAATTACAGAACAATTTTCAGAAGGCGGCGTGATTAATGTTTTAACTGCTGGAGCCACATTAGAAAAAGGTATATCTGATTCTATTCAGCAAACAGAAGCTGGCGGTTATTACCTTTCTATGGATCCACAAACATCTAGAAGAATTACAGAAGTTTTGCAAGAACAAATTGAGCGGGTGGTTAAAGCGGGAGGTCTTCCGATTTTTCTAACTTCACCAAATATTCGCATGTATTTAAAACAATTTGTTGATAAAATCATGCCTACTGTACCTGTTCTTGCTTATACGGAGCTGGAACCTAATGTTGAGATCCAAAGTATAGGAGTGGTCAATATATGA
- the flhB gene encoding flagellar biosynthesis protein FlhB codes for MLLRLDLQLFSGEKTEKATPQKRRETRKKGQVAKSPEVSSALTLLLSFGFFMIAGKSFIEGCLNIYRHSFQEYLLWNLSNSSSQLLFNQLLWDVTKLVGPFLAIVLVAGVLANYIQVGFMFNLESIKMNFGKLNPLQGAKQIFSMRSVVELIKSILKIVITSVIVFLMIWNQKNELFSIGEKSLFDSASFIGSLTIKIGMTIGICLVALAAADYFYQWFSHEKKIRMSKQDIKDEHKKMEGDPLIKGKRRARQQQLAMNRMMAELPKADVVITNPTHFAVAIRYDFNTMVAPEVIAKGKDHIALKIKEIAKQNKIMTVENKPLARALFAAVEIGQPIPEELFNAVGEILAYVYYQEGRYKGMMA; via the coding sequence ATGCTTCTTCGTTTAGATTTGCAATTGTTTTCTGGTGAAAAAACGGAAAAAGCCACACCGCAAAAGCGGAGGGAGACGAGAAAAAAAGGGCAGGTCGCGAAGAGTCCAGAAGTTTCTTCAGCCCTTACACTGCTACTTAGTTTCGGCTTTTTCATGATTGCTGGTAAAAGTTTTATTGAGGGATGTTTAAACATCTACCGGCATAGTTTCCAAGAATATTTACTTTGGAATCTTTCAAACTCAAGCTCTCAACTATTATTTAATCAGCTCCTGTGGGATGTTACAAAATTAGTAGGACCTTTTCTTGCTATTGTCCTTGTTGCAGGTGTTCTTGCTAACTATATTCAGGTAGGGTTCATGTTTAATCTTGAGTCAATTAAAATGAACTTCGGAAAGCTTAACCCTCTACAGGGTGCGAAGCAAATTTTTTCTATGCGCTCGGTTGTAGAATTAATAAAATCAATTTTAAAAATCGTTATTACCTCGGTGATTGTATTTTTAATGATTTGGAATCAAAAAAATGAATTATTTTCTATTGGAGAAAAAAGTCTTTTTGATTCTGCAAGTTTTATAGGCTCATTGACTATAAAAATTGGGATGACAATAGGAATCTGTTTGGTAGCTTTGGCAGCGGCTGACTATTTCTATCAATGGTTTTCACATGAAAAGAAAATCCGGATGTCAAAACAAGATATAAAGGATGAACATAAAAAAATGGAAGGCGATCCTTTGATTAAAGGAAAGAGGAGAGCCAGACAGCAGCAATTGGCTATGAATCGAATGATGGCAGAGCTTCCAAAGGCGGATGTGGTCATTACCAATCCAACGCATTTTGCCGTTGCTATTCGGTATGATTTTAATACGATGGTGGCTCCCGAAGTCATTGCCAAAGGTAAAGATCATATTGCACTAAAAATAAAAGAAATTGCTAAGCAAAATAAAATAATGACAGTAGAAAATAAACCATTGGCTCGTGCTCTTTTTGCAGCAGTAGAAATAGGACAGCCAATACCAGAAGAGTTGTTTAATGCAGTGGGGGAGATTTTAGCATATGTATACTATCAAGAAGGTCGGTATAAGGGGATGATGGCATGA
- the fliR gene encoding flagellar biosynthetic protein FliR, with the protein MMAMDASSLWTFLLIFVRITTFMVTAPLFSGRQIPTHYKIGFSVFLSILCVGIVNEPIDSLPESKIVMLILKEFMVGIVLGLVGNILLYAVQMAGSIMDVLIGFSMASLFDPTFGTNSQLTGRMQNTLALLVLLTTNGHHLLIQGVLASFDWISLQATVPAFTDGKLASFILDCLQQMFLIGFMMAAPIIGTLFVVDVALGIIARTVPQMNLFAVFPPMKILIHFFIYIFILPSFFYLLKILFENMFGSMSEIIKIMGV; encoded by the coding sequence ATGATGGCTATGGATGCTTCTTCTTTGTGGACCTTTTTACTAATTTTTGTACGCATCACGACATTTATGGTCACAGCTCCATTATTTTCAGGACGACAAATACCAACACATTACAAAATTGGTTTTAGTGTATTCCTAAGTATACTCTGCGTTGGAATCGTAAATGAACCTATTGATTCATTGCCTGAGTCAAAGATTGTCATGTTAATACTCAAAGAGTTTATGGTTGGTATAGTACTAGGATTGGTGGGGAATATTCTCCTATATGCTGTACAAATGGCCGGGTCAATTATGGATGTATTAATCGGTTTTTCAATGGCTAGTCTTTTTGATCCTACGTTTGGGACAAATTCTCAACTAACAGGGCGTATGCAGAATACTCTTGCTTTATTAGTTTTATTAACGACGAATGGACACCATCTATTGATACAAGGGGTTTTAGCAAGTTTTGATTGGATTTCACTACAAGCTACAGTGCCAGCATTTACCGATGGCAAACTCGCATCCTTTATCTTGGATTGTCTTCAACAAATGTTTTTAATCGGGTTTATGATGGCTGCGCCTATTATAGGTACGTTGTTTGTCGTGGATGTAGCATTAGGAATTATTGCAAGAACGGTGCCACAAATGAACTTGTTTGCGGTGTTTCCACCTATGAAAATATTAATACACTTTTTTATCTATATATTCATTTTACCTAGCTTCTTCTATTTATTAAAAATACTATTCGAAAACATGTTTGGTTCTATGTCTGAAATCATTAAAATAATGGGGGTGTAA
- the fliQ gene encoding flagellar biosynthesis protein FliQ, which produces MSTELILRIAQEAIYTILIVIAPVAGIALIVGLLVSIFQATTQIQEQTLAFVPKIVAVFLSILFFGPWMLRHVVDFTQSLLGNLSQFVG; this is translated from the coding sequence ATGTCTACCGAACTAATTTTACGAATTGCTCAGGAAGCAATATATACGATTCTCATTGTAATCGCTCCAGTGGCAGGGATCGCTTTAATAGTTGGCTTACTCGTGAGTATTTTTCAAGCTACCACACAAATACAGGAGCAGACACTTGCATTCGTTCCGAAAATCGTGGCAGTGTTCCTATCAATCTTATTTTTTGGACCGTGGATGCTGCGTCACGTTGTAGATTTTACACAAAGTTTATTAGGAAATCTTTCTCAATTTGTGGGGTAA
- the fliP gene encoding flagellar type III secretion system pore protein FliP (The bacterial flagellar biogenesis protein FliP forms a type III secretion system (T3SS)-type pore required for flagellar assembly.), which produces MKRKIAILVPLLLLGFISVAHAASPNGNIIPGIDLGSSEPDKVSNTMRIIMLITVLSIAPAILVLMTSFTRIIVVFGFVRNALGTQQIPPNQVLIGLSLFMTFFIMGPTFSEINHNALQPYLAGKMTQQEAFESASDPLKEFMAKHTREKDLALFMEYAKMKKPNQIKDIPLTALVPAYAISELKTAFQMGFMIFIPFLVIDMIVSSVLMSMGMMMLPPVMISLPFKILLFILVDGWHLIVKSLLVSF; this is translated from the coding sequence ATGAAACGAAAAATAGCTATTCTTGTTCCGCTCCTATTACTCGGATTTATTTCGGTAGCTCATGCGGCTAGTCCAAATGGGAACATTATTCCTGGAATTGATTTAGGATCAAGTGAACCAGATAAAGTTTCTAATACAATGCGTATCATTATGTTAATTACGGTACTGTCTATCGCACCGGCTATCCTAGTTTTAATGACAAGCTTTACTCGTATTATTGTAGTATTTGGGTTTGTACGAAATGCTCTAGGCACTCAGCAAATACCACCGAACCAAGTGTTAATTGGATTATCATTATTTATGACATTTTTTATAATGGGACCGACTTTTTCTGAAATAAATCATAACGCACTGCAACCTTATTTAGCTGGTAAAATGACACAGCAGGAAGCGTTTGAATCGGCGAGTGATCCGTTAAAGGAATTCATGGCCAAACATACACGGGAGAAGGACTTAGCGCTTTTCATGGAGTATGCCAAAATGAAAAAACCGAATCAAATTAAGGATATACCACTAACAGCACTCGTACCTGCATATGCGATAAGTGAACTGAAAACTGCTTTTCAGATGGGATTTATGATTTTTATCCCATTCTTAGTCATCGATATGATTGTTTCAAGTGTCTTGATGTCAATGGGGATGATGATGCTCCCGCCAGTAATGATTTCACTGCCCTTTAAGATACTATTATTTATTTTAGTTGATGGATGGCATTTAATTGTAAAATCATTGCTCGTGAGTTTTTAA
- a CDS encoding flagellar biosynthetic protein FliO produces the protein MKRTMLFLVMFFYLFSFQSTSFAAGSSSSGEPSVYDSIQKGDKKTSPSTGKVEDSQSPSLFPLLIKFIISFILVIGLLFLLLRFLSKRGRLLQTNGPVLPIGGHSLGNNRSMQILLIGQTIYVVGVGEDVTLIRTISQGEEYQHLLESYENQAAESNTPKWFPKDSKKVWDTVFRKHLQKMHQENREE, from the coding sequence ATGAAACGCACCATGTTGTTTTTAGTTATGTTTTTTTATCTATTTTCATTTCAATCCACAAGTTTTGCCGCTGGTTCATCATCAAGCGGCGAGCCTTCCGTCTATGATTCTATCCAAAAAGGGGATAAAAAAACATCTCCTTCAACGGGAAAAGTTGAGGATAGTCAATCACCTTCTTTATTCCCCTTACTTATAAAATTTATAATCTCGTTTATTTTGGTTATAGGACTTTTATTTCTATTATTACGATTCTTATCAAAACGAGGGCGCTTACTGCAAACCAATGGACCTGTACTACCTATAGGCGGTCACAGTCTGGGTAATAACCGTTCCATGCAGATCCTGCTTATTGGCCAAACCATATATGTCGTGGGTGTTGGCGAAGATGTTACATTGATTCGTACCATCTCTCAAGGAGAAGAGTATCAGCACCTTCTCGAAAGCTATGAAAACCAAGCTGCAGAAAGTAATACACCGAAATGGTTTCCTAAGGATTCTAAAAAAGTCTGGGATACTGTTTTTCGCAAACATTTACAAAAGATGCATCAAGAAAACAGAGAGGAGTAG
- the fliJ gene encoding flagellar export protein FliJ: protein MKFNFSFQKVLDFKENEKEIAHQEYGTVKLQQTQIDEQIEGLEMVKVEIFNQYNQVHRKTVWEILEVQQEIEHVNLKMKQLENQSQIIHKKVEEKHQLLIEKSQEAKMWNQWKAKSKEAFQKQMDRKEQAMLDEMAILRYSRRI from the coding sequence ATGAAATTTAACTTTTCCTTTCAGAAAGTGCTTGATTTTAAAGAAAATGAGAAAGAAATTGCACATCAGGAATACGGTACTGTAAAACTTCAACAAACCCAAATTGACGAACAAATTGAAGGATTAGAAATGGTAAAGGTTGAAATTTTTAATCAATATAACCAAGTCCATCGCAAAACAGTGTGGGAGATATTAGAAGTCCAACAAGAAATTGAACATGTAAATCTTAAGATGAAACAGTTGGAAAATCAATCACAGATTATTCATAAGAAAGTGGAAGAAAAACACCAATTGCTAATCGAAAAATCACAAGAAGCTAAAATGTGGAACCAGTGGAAAGCGAAGTCCAAGGAAGCTTTTCAAAAGCAAATGGATCGAAAAGAGCAAGCCATGTTAGATGAAATGGCCATCCTTCGATACTCACGAAGGATATGA
- the fliI gene encoding flagellar protein export ATPase FliI, translating to MVLSVENYAKLIRSVDPVRVNGKITQIIGLTIESQGPDVRIGELCSIYPTNSQIPIQAEVVGIRENKVLLMPLGEVRSIGPGCDVVASGKQMMVKAGRQLLGRILDGLGQPIDGKPLPLGLEEVPTHAIPPNPLARPRIHSPLGVGVRTIDGLLTMGKGQRMGIFAGSGVGKSTLLGMISRNTTADVNVIALIGERGREVLDFIEQNLGEEGLEKSVVIVATSDQPALIRIKGALTATSIAEYFRDQGMNVMLVMDSVTRFAMAQREIGLAIGEPPTTKGYTPSVFAMLPQLLERAGTGPKGSISAIYTVLVDGDDMNEPIADAVRGILDGHIVLNRAIGAKGIFPAIDVLNSVSRVMTEITSDEHQHAARNFKNLLASYNQAEDLINIGAYKKGSNREIDLAMRLKPQMDHFLRQGIYETSNLEDSESFLTSQFGAIMR from the coding sequence GTGGTGTTATCAGTTGAAAACTATGCCAAGCTTATTCGAAGTGTGGATCCGGTAAGAGTGAATGGTAAAATAACTCAAATCATCGGACTTACCATTGAATCACAAGGTCCTGATGTAAGAATTGGTGAATTGTGCTCCATCTATCCAACAAATTCACAAATTCCTATTCAAGCTGAGGTCGTTGGTATTAGGGAAAATAAGGTGCTTCTTATGCCTCTTGGTGAAGTTCGGTCGATCGGACCTGGCTGTGACGTTGTCGCTAGCGGGAAACAGATGATGGTGAAAGCAGGCCGCCAGCTGCTGGGAAGAATTTTAGATGGTCTCGGCCAGCCCATTGATGGCAAACCACTTCCATTAGGATTAGAGGAAGTACCTACTCATGCAATACCACCCAATCCACTGGCTAGGCCTCGTATTCATTCACCACTAGGGGTAGGAGTACGGACAATCGATGGCTTACTCACAATGGGCAAAGGACAGCGAATGGGTATTTTTGCCGGAAGTGGTGTAGGTAAAAGTACACTGCTTGGAATGATTTCAAGAAATACGACAGCTGATGTTAACGTTATTGCCTTAATCGGAGAGAGAGGGCGGGAAGTTCTCGATTTTATAGAGCAAAACCTTGGTGAAGAAGGATTGGAAAAATCGGTTGTTATTGTAGCTACATCCGACCAGCCCGCACTTATTCGAATAAAAGGCGCACTAACAGCTACCTCTATTGCAGAATATTTCCGTGATCAAGGAATGAACGTGATGCTTGTGATGGATTCTGTTACTCGGTTTGCCATGGCTCAAAGAGAAATTGGCTTAGCCATTGGAGAACCGCCGACGACTAAAGGGTATACTCCCTCAGTATTCGCCATGCTGCCACAGCTTTTAGAACGTGCTGGAACTGGACCAAAGGGATCTATTTCAGCTATATATACGGTTTTGGTTGATGGGGATGACATGAACGAACCAATTGCTGATGCAGTGAGAGGGATTTTAGATGGTCATATTGTTTTGAATCGCGCAATTGGTGCAAAAGGAATCTTCCCTGCAATTGATGTGTTAAACAGTGTTAGCCGTGTGATGACTGAAATAACCTCGGACGAACACCAACACGCTGCCCGTAATTTTAAAAATCTATTAGCTTCCTATAATCAGGCAGAAGATTTAATTAATATCGGAGCATATAAAAAAGGATCAAACCGTGAGATTGATTTGGCGATGCGACTAAAGCCACAAATGGATCATTTTTTACGTCAAGGTATCTATGAAACTTCTAACTTAGAGGATTCGGAATCCTTCTTAACTTCACAATTTGGAGCGATCATGCGATGA
- a CDS encoding FliH/SctL family protein, whose amino-acid sequence MMSYSKVFKSSNLSVLEEKKVISQPRIVINRNDQETPHQETNDAVNSVYLQQIIQAAEAEAQTIVENADKNARLLESATEEKISQWWDENHQKLEDLSIEAKQKGYQEGYTTGKQEAEFEVLREYQGKMEQVQNLLEQAYEQKAAIISEAEPFLLELSTVIATHIIKSELTSNPNQFVELIKQHILRFKEKEFITVCVHPDDFDFIQSQRAHLVAVVNGETEIKIIPDHSVSIKGCIIRTAYGSVDARIDTQIEEIKKVILEARREPESGVIS is encoded by the coding sequence ATGATGTCTTATTCTAAGGTGTTTAAGTCTTCCAATCTCTCTGTACTTGAAGAAAAAAAAGTAATTTCTCAACCACGGATAGTTATTAATCGTAACGACCAAGAGACACCGCATCAAGAAACTAATGATGCGGTGAATAGTGTTTATCTGCAACAAATAATTCAAGCGGCTGAAGCAGAAGCACAAACCATTGTAGAAAATGCAGATAAAAATGCCCGATTACTAGAATCAGCAACAGAAGAAAAAATAAGCCAATGGTGGGATGAAAATCATCAGAAACTTGAGGATTTATCTATTGAAGCGAAACAAAAAGGTTATCAGGAAGGTTACACCACTGGAAAACAAGAAGCGGAGTTTGAAGTTTTAAGAGAATATCAAGGGAAAATGGAACAGGTTCAAAACTTGTTGGAACAAGCATACGAACAAAAGGCAGCAATTATTTCAGAGGCAGAACCATTTTTGCTTGAGCTAAGTACTGTGATTGCTACACATATTATTAAGTCAGAATTAACTAGTAATCCAAATCAGTTTGTTGAGTTAATCAAACAACATATCCTTCGTTTTAAAGAAAAAGAATTTATTACCGTTTGTGTTCATCCTGATGACTTTGATTTTATCCAATCACAACGAGCTCATCTTGTCGCTGTCGTAAATGGCGAAACTGAAATTAAAATTATTCCGGACCATTCCGTTTCTATCAAGGGGTGTATTATTCGAACCGCATATGGCAGTGTAGATGCACGTATTGATACACAAATTGAAGAGATCAAAAAGGTCATTCTAGAAGCGAGAAGGGAGCCGGAAAGTGGTGTTATCAGTTGA
- the fliG gene encoding flagellar motor switch protein FliG, with the protein MATALKLTGKQKAAILLIAMGKEGSAKVFKHLPEEEIDQLTLAIANIQKVDQKEKEEVLKEFHEMCIAQDFLQMGGISYAQDVLESALGKDRAQEIIYRLTTQLQVKPFDFARRVDAMQIYHFLQNEHPQTIALVLAHLEPQQSSMILSSLPEELQSDVARRIAVLEQTSPEVIKEVENILEQKLASTIRHDFTVVGGIESIVSILNGVDRTTEKTILEQLESKDPELVDEIKKRMFVFEDIITLDKRAIQRVIQEVENQDLLLALKASSAEVKKVIFENMSQRMVETFEEEMQYLGPVRVKDVEEAQGRIVSIIRRLEDSGEVVIARGGSDDVLF; encoded by the coding sequence ATGGCTACAGCACTAAAGTTGACTGGAAAACAGAAAGCAGCGATATTGCTTATTGCGATGGGCAAGGAGGGCTCTGCCAAGGTATTTAAGCATTTACCTGAGGAAGAGATTGATCAATTAACCCTCGCGATTGCTAATATTCAAAAGGTGGATCAGAAAGAAAAAGAAGAAGTGTTGAAGGAATTTCATGAAATGTGTATTGCACAAGACTTCCTGCAAATGGGTGGTATTAGCTATGCGCAAGATGTATTAGAGTCGGCATTAGGAAAAGACCGTGCACAGGAGATTATTTATCGTTTAACGACACAATTACAAGTGAAACCCTTTGATTTTGCTCGTCGTGTGGATGCCATGCAAATTTATCATTTTCTTCAAAATGAGCATCCGCAGACGATTGCATTGGTATTAGCTCATTTAGAGCCGCAGCAATCTTCTATGATTCTCTCTTCACTACCTGAAGAATTACAATCGGATGTTGCAAGGAGAATAGCAGTATTAGAACAAACTTCTCCTGAAGTAATTAAGGAAGTAGAAAATATTCTTGAACAAAAGCTGGCATCGACGATTCGTCATGACTTTACAGTGGTCGGTGGAATTGAGTCCATTGTCAGCATTCTTAATGGTGTTGATCGTACAACTGAGAAGACCATTCTTGAGCAGCTTGAATCGAAGGATCCAGAACTTGTGGATGAAATCAAAAAACGGATGTTTGTATTCGAGGATATCATTACATTGGATAAACGTGCAATTCAGCGCGTCATCCAAGAGGTGGAAAATCAGGATTTACTACTTGCCTTGAAAGCCTCAAGTGCAGAAGTCAAAAAAGTTATTTTCGAGAACATGTCACAACGTATGGTCGAAACGTTCGAAGAAGAAATGCAGTACCTTGGACCGGTTAGAGTTAAGGATGTGGAGGAAGCACAAGGAAGAATTGTTTCTATTATCCGCCGTTTAGAGGATTCCGGTGAGGTTGTTATTGCTCGAGGTGGTTCGGATGATGTCTTATTCTAA